The following coding sequences are from one Triticum dicoccoides isolate Atlit2015 ecotype Zavitan chromosome 4A, WEW_v2.0, whole genome shotgun sequence window:
- the LOC119286679 gene encoding flavonoid O-methyltransferase-like protein Os11g0303600 produces MAAEAQQLTVPTEAELLQGQADLWRHSLYYMTSMAFQCAVKLGVPTTIHSLGGAASLPDLVAALSLPPAKLPYLRRIMRLLATSGVFAADNAADVVTYRLTPVSWLLLDSVAVDGHPNQTPIVLAATSRHCIEAAMGLSDWFQKDVVASPFEDLHGVTLFDGSMAEQDPEIDAVFNDALASHDNSGFLTVLRECGGALFQGLESLTDCCGGDGTTARAVVEAFPQIKCTVLDLPKVIDNVPADGVVNYVAGDMFKSVPPAQAVLIKLVLHHWSDEDCVKILAQCKKAIPSREEGGKVIVIDIVVDSSSGPTHEAELLMDVAMMVMTNGRQRDETDWSEIFTKAGFSDYKLLKKLGARGVFDVYP; encoded by the exons ATGGCGGCCGAGGCTCAGCAATTGACCGTTCCcaccgaggcggagctcctgcaggGGCAGGCCGACCTTTGGCGCCACAGTCTCTACTACATGACCTCCATGGCATTCCAGTGCGCCGTCAAGCTCGGCGTTCCGACCACCATCCATAGCCTGGGCGGCGCGGCATCGCTGCCCGACCTGGTCGCCGCGCTGTCCCTTCCACCTGCCAAGCTGCCTTACCTCCGCCGCATCATGCGGCTGCTGGCTACGTCCGGCGTCTTCGCCGCCGATAACGCCGCCGACGTGGTGACCTACCGCCTGACCCCGGTGTCCTGGCTCCTGCTTGATAGCGTCGCTGTAGATGGCCACCCGAACCAAACGCCCATTGTGCTCGCCGCAACCTCGAGGCACTGCATTGAGGCTGCGATGGGGCTCTCCGACTGGTTCCAGAAAGACGTTGTGGCGTCGCCGTTCGAGGATCTTCATGGCGTCACTCTCTTCGACGGGAGCATGGCGGAACAAGACCCCGAGATCGACGCCGTGTTCAACGACGCTCTGGCGTCCCATGACAATTCCGGGTTCCTCACGGTCTTGCGGGAGTGCGGTGGCGCCCTCTTCCAGGGGCTGGAGTCCCTGACCGACTGCTGTGGCGGCGACGGCACGACGGCAAGGGCAGTCGTGGAGGCCTTTCCGCAAATCAAGTGCACTGTGCTCGACCTTCCGAAGGTGATCGACAATGTCCCAGCCGACGGTGTGGTTAACTACGTGGCCGGTGATATGTTCAAGTCCGTCCCACCTGCTCAGGCTGTGTTGATCAAG CTTGTGCTGCACCATTGGAGTGATGAGGACTGTGTGAAGATCCTTGCTCAATGCAAGAAGGCTATCCCTTCGCGGGAAGAGGGAGGAAAAGTGATTGTTATCGACATAGTTGTAGACTCTTCTTCAGGACCAACGCACGAAGCAGAGCTCCTGATGGATGTAGCTATGATGGTGATGACCAATGGCCGGCAGCGAGACGAAACTGACTGGAGCGAGATATTCACCAAGGCAGGATTCAGTGACTACAAACTTTTGAAGAAACTGGGAGCTCGAGGTGTCTTTGACGTCTACCCGTGA